A genomic segment from Streptomyces sp. NBC_00237 encodes:
- the glmS gene encoding glutamine--fructose-6-phosphate transaminase (isomerizing) → MCGIVGYVGGQSALDVVLAGLKRLEYRGYDSAGVAVLADGALVASKKAGKLINLEKELVERPLPAGGTGLGHTRWATHGGPTDANAHPHLDGAGRVAVVHNGIIENFAALRAELVARGRTFASETDSEVVAHLLAESFAGCGDLAEAMRRVCRRLEGAFTLVAVHADVPDVVVGARRNSPLVVGVGEGEFFLASDVSAFIAHTRSAIELGQDQVVELRRDGVTVTDFGGAPADVRAYHVDWDASAAEKGGYDHFMLKEIAEQPKAIADTLRGRIGAGGVLTLDEVRIPPDVLREIDKVVVVACGTAFHAGMIAKYAFEQWTRLPCETELASEFRYRNPIVDARTLVIAISQSGETMDTLMALRHARERGAKVLAVCNTNGSTIPRESDAVLYTHAGPEVAVASTKAFLTQVVACCLVALYVGQVRGVAAGRGAEVREAVRELAGMPGAVEDVLRTMEPVRELARSLARKDTVLFLGRHVGYPVALEGALKLKELAYMHAEGFAAGELKHGPIALVEEGTPVVVVVPSGGGQSVVHDKVVSNIQEVRARGAWTVVIAEEGDEVVVPYADHLIRVPRTSTLLQPLVATVPLQVFACELATARGNEVDQPRNLAKSVTVE, encoded by the coding sequence ATGTGCGGAATCGTGGGATATGTCGGTGGTCAGTCGGCGCTGGACGTCGTACTCGCGGGGCTGAAGAGGCTGGAGTACCGGGGGTACGACTCGGCGGGCGTCGCGGTGCTCGCGGACGGCGCGCTGGTGGCGTCCAAGAAGGCCGGGAAGCTGATCAACCTGGAGAAGGAGCTGGTCGAGCGCCCGTTGCCCGCAGGGGGGACGGGGCTCGGGCACACCCGGTGGGCCACGCACGGCGGGCCCACCGACGCGAACGCGCACCCGCATCTGGACGGTGCGGGGCGCGTGGCGGTCGTACACAACGGGATCATCGAGAACTTCGCGGCGCTGCGTGCCGAACTGGTCGCGCGGGGGCGGACGTTCGCGTCGGAGACCGACTCGGAGGTCGTGGCGCACCTGCTGGCCGAGAGCTTCGCGGGGTGCGGGGACCTGGCGGAGGCCATGCGGCGGGTGTGCCGACGGCTGGAGGGGGCGTTCACCCTGGTGGCCGTGCACGCGGACGTGCCGGACGTGGTGGTGGGGGCGCGGCGGAACTCTCCGTTGGTGGTGGGCGTTGGAGAGGGTGAGTTCTTCCTCGCCTCGGACGTCTCCGCGTTCATCGCCCACACGCGGTCGGCGATCGAGCTGGGGCAGGACCAGGTGGTGGAGCTCCGACGGGACGGGGTCACCGTCACCGACTTCGGGGGCGCGCCCGCGGACGTACGGGCGTACCACGTGGACTGGGACGCCTCGGCGGCCGAGAAGGGGGGCTACGACCACTTCATGCTCAAGGAGATCGCCGAGCAGCCGAAGGCGATCGCGGACACGCTGCGGGGACGGATCGGCGCCGGCGGGGTGCTGACGCTGGACGAGGTGCGGATTCCCCCGGACGTGCTGCGGGAGATCGACAAGGTCGTCGTGGTGGCGTGCGGGACGGCCTTTCACGCCGGGATGATCGCCAAGTACGCCTTCGAGCAGTGGACGCGGCTGCCCTGTGAGACGGAGCTGGCGAGCGAGTTCCGGTACCGGAACCCGATCGTCGACGCGCGGACGCTGGTGATCGCGATCTCGCAGTCCGGGGAGACCATGGACACCCTCATGGCGCTGCGGCACGCGCGGGAGCGGGGGGCGAAGGTCCTCGCCGTCTGCAACACGAACGGGTCGACGATTCCTCGGGAGTCGGATGCGGTGCTGTACACGCATGCCGGTCCTGAGGTGGCCGTCGCGTCGACGAAGGCGTTTCTGACGCAGGTCGTGGCGTGCTGTCTGGTGGCGTTGTACGTGGGTCAGGTGCGCGGGGTCGCCGCCGGGCGGGGTGCGGAAGTCCGGGAGGCGGTGCGGGAGTTGGCGGGGATGCCGGGGGCGGTGGAGGACGTGCTGCGGACGATGGAGCCGGTGCGGGAGCTGGCGCGGTCGCTGGCGAGGAAGGACACCGTGCTCTTCCTCGGGCGGCACGTCGGGTATCCGGTGGCGCTGGAGGGTGCGCTGAAGCTGAAGGAACTGGCGTACATGCACGCGGAGGGGTTCGCGGCGGGCGAGCTCAAGCACGGGCCGATCGCGCTGGTGGAGGAGGGGACGCCGGTCGTCGTGGTCGTGCCGTCGGGGGGCGGGCAATCCGTGGTGCACGACAAGGTGGTGTCGAACATCCAGGAGGTCCGGGCGCGGGGGGCGTGGACGGTCGTGATCGCGGAGGAGGGCGATGAGGTGGTGGTGCCGTACGCGGATCATCTGATTCGGGTGCCTCGGACGTCTACGCTGCTTCAGCCGTTGGTCGCGACCGTGCCGTTGCAGGTCTTCGCGTGCGAGTTGGCCACGGCGCGGGGCAACGAGGTGGATCAGCCGAGGAATCTGGCGAAGTCCGTGACCGTGGAATGA
- the glmM gene encoding phosphoglucosamine mutase, whose amino-acid sequence MGRLFGTDGVRGEANADLTAELALGLSVAAAHVLAEAGTFAGHRPTAVVGRDPRASGEFLEAAVVAGLASAGVDVLRVGVLPTPAVAYLTGALGADLGVMLSASHNAMPDNGIKFFARGGHKLADELEVRIENLYEQHRSGEAWDRPTGAGVGRVTDYDEGFDKYIAHLMGVLPNRLDGLKVVLDEAHGAASRVSPEAFARAGAEIVTIGAEPDGLNINDGYGSTHMERLQAAVVEHGADLGVAHDGDADRCLAVDGKGNEVDGDQILAVLALAMREAGQLRKNTVVGTVMSNLGFKLAMEGEGIEVVQTGVGDRYVLESMKEHGYALGGEQSGHVIVLDHATTGDGTLTGLMLAARVAATGRSLADLAGVMNRLPQILINVPDVDKSRVATSPELSAAVAAAESELGSTGRVLLRPSGTEPLVRVMVEAADIDQAKAVAGRLADVVKSALG is encoded by the coding sequence GTGGGACGACTCTTCGGCACGGACGGTGTGCGCGGCGAGGCCAATGCGGATCTGACGGCGGAGCTCGCGCTCGGTCTGTCGGTCGCGGCCGCGCACGTACTCGCCGAGGCGGGCACTTTTGCGGGCCATCGGCCGACGGCAGTGGTCGGGCGCGACCCGCGTGCGTCGGGAGAGTTTCTGGAGGCCGCCGTCGTGGCGGGCCTGGCGAGCGCGGGCGTGGACGTCCTGCGCGTCGGTGTGCTGCCCACCCCCGCGGTGGCGTATCTCACCGGTGCGCTGGGCGCCGACCTCGGCGTGATGCTCTCCGCGAGCCACAACGCGATGCCCGACAACGGCATCAAGTTCTTCGCGCGCGGCGGCCACAAGCTCGCGGACGAGCTGGAGGTGCGCATCGAGAACCTCTACGAGCAGCACCGCAGCGGCGAGGCGTGGGACCGTCCGACCGGTGCGGGCGTCGGCCGCGTCACCGACTACGACGAGGGCTTCGACAAGTACATCGCCCACCTGATGGGCGTGCTGCCGAACCGTCTCGACGGCCTGAAGGTCGTCCTCGACGAGGCGCACGGCGCGGCGTCGCGCGTGTCCCCGGAGGCGTTCGCGCGCGCCGGGGCCGAGATCGTCACCATCGGCGCTGAGCCGGACGGCCTCAACATCAACGACGGCTACGGCTCCACGCACATGGAGCGCCTGCAGGCCGCGGTCGTCGAGCACGGCGCCGACCTCGGTGTCGCGCACGACGGCGACGCCGACCGCTGCCTGGCCGTGGACGGCAAGGGCAACGAGGTCGACGGGGACCAGATCCTCGCCGTGCTCGCGCTCGCCATGCGCGAGGCCGGGCAGCTGCGCAAGAACACCGTCGTCGGCACGGTCATGTCCAACCTGGGCTTCAAGCTGGCCATGGAGGGCGAGGGCATCGAGGTCGTGCAGACCGGTGTCGGCGACCGCTACGTGCTGGAGTCGATGAAGGAGCACGGTTACGCGCTCGGCGGCGAGCAGTCCGGGCACGTCATCGTCCTGGACCACGCGACGACCGGCGACGGCACGCTGACCGGCCTGATGCTGGCCGCGCGCGTCGCCGCCACCGGCCGCAGCCTCGCGGACCTCGCGGGCGTCATGAACCGGCTGCCGCAGATCCTCATCAACGTGCCGGACGTCGACAAGTCCCGCGTCGCCACCTCGCCGGAACTGTCGGCCGCCGTGGCCGCCGCCGAGAGCGAGCTGGGCTCCACCGGCCGGGTGCTGCTGCGCCCGTCGGGCACCGAGCCGCTGGTGCGCGTGATGGTCGAGGCCGCCGACATCGACCAGGCCAAGGCCGTCGCGGGCCGCCTGGCGGATGTGGTCAAGTCCGCGCTGGGCTAA
- a CDS encoding NAD(P)H-hydrate dehydratase, translating into MRTAHRVETVRAAEREAMARLPEGALMQRAAAGLAAACADVLERRVYGARVVLLVGSGDNGGDTLYAGARLARRGAGVTAVLLAPERVHGGGLAALRAAGGRVLTGPHDGAQGAVEGDVVGRHGAHEVLARADLVLDGIVGIGGRGGLREEAVPLVRAARDSGAVVVAVDLPSGVDADTGEVAGECVRADVTVTFGTYKPGLLVDPARSRAGVVRLVDIGLDLAGVPADVEALQHADVAALLPVPDAESDKYRRGVVGVVAGSAKYPGAAVLCVGGALRGGAGAVRYVGRGGDAVLARHPEVLVHDRSPGGAGRVQSWVIGPGLDDGVTGALDEVLASDVPVLVDADALGALDPDAVRGRGAPTLLTPHAGEAARLLGVAREEVEAGRLDAARRLAALYGATVLLKGSTTVVAGPPGGDHRPVRVNPTGTPWLATAGSGDVLAGLVGSLLAAGLGVVDAASAGAYLHGLGARLVARGVPVAAGDVVEGVELAWRGITGPSGV; encoded by the coding sequence ATGCGTACTGCACACCGTGTCGAGACCGTGAGGGCCGCCGAGCGGGAGGCCATGGCCAGGCTCCCGGAGGGCGCGCTGATGCAGCGTGCCGCCGCCGGACTGGCCGCCGCCTGCGCCGATGTGCTGGAGAGGCGGGTGTACGGGGCGAGGGTCGTGCTCCTCGTCGGCAGCGGCGACAACGGCGGCGACACGCTGTACGCGGGGGCCAGGCTCGCACGGCGCGGGGCGGGGGTGACGGCGGTGCTGCTCGCGCCCGAGCGCGTGCACGGGGGCGGACTGGCGGCGCTGCGGGCTGCGGGCGGGCGGGTGCTGACGGGGCCCCACGACGGGGCACAAGGGGCCGTTGAGGGGGATGTGGTCGGGCGGCACGGGGCCCACGAGGTGCTGGCCCGCGCTGATCTCGTACTGGACGGGATCGTGGGCATCGGAGGGCGCGGCGGGCTGCGCGAGGAGGCGGTGCCGTTGGTGCGTGCGGCGCGGGATTCGGGGGCGGTGGTGGTCGCCGTCGACCTGCCGAGCGGGGTCGACGCGGACACGGGGGAAGTGGCGGGGGAGTGCGTGCGGGCGGACGTGACGGTGACGTTCGGGACGTACAAGCCGGGGCTGCTGGTCGATCCGGCGCGCTCCCGCGCGGGGGTGGTGCGGCTGGTCGACATCGGGCTCGACCTGGCGGGTGTTCCCGCAGACGTGGAGGCGCTCCAACACGCCGACGTGGCGGCGCTGTTGCCGGTGCCGGACGCGGAGAGCGACAAGTACCGGCGGGGCGTGGTCGGGGTCGTCGCCGGGTCGGCGAAGTACCCGGGGGCGGCGGTGCTGTGCGTCGGCGGGGCGCTGCGGGGCGGGGCGGGCGCGGTCCGTTACGTGGGGCGGGGCGGGGACGCGGTGCTCGCGCGCCACCCCGAGGTGCTGGTGCACGACCGGTCGCCCGGCGGGGCGGGGCGCGTGCAGTCCTGGGTGATCGGGCCCGGGCTCGACGACGGGGTGACGGGCGCGCTCGACGAGGTGCTGGCGTCGGACGTACCGGTGCTGGTGGACGCCGACGCGCTGGGGGCGCTGGACCCGGACGCCGTGCGGGGGCGGGGCGCGCCGACGCTGCTGACGCCGCACGCGGGGGAGGCGGCGCGGCTGCTGGGGGTCGCGCGGGAGGAGGTCGAGGCGGGGCGGCTGGACGCGGCCCGGCGGCTGGCGGCGCTGTACGGGGCGACGGTGCTGCTGAAGGGGTCGACGACGGTGGTGGCGGGGCCGCCGGGCGGGGACCACCGCCCGGTGCGCGTCAACCCGACGGGGACGCCGTGGCTGGCGACGGCCGGGAGCGGGGACGTGCTGGCGGGGTTGGTGGGGTCCCTGTTGGCGGCGGGGTTGGGGGTGGTGGACGCGGCGTCGGCCGGGGCGTACCTGCATGGGCTGGGGGCGAGGCTGGTGGCGCGGGGGGTGCCGGTGGCGGCGGGGGATGTGGTGGAGGGGGTGGAACTGGCCTGGCGGGGGATTACCGGCCCGTCCGGCGTTTGA
- the rplM gene encoding 50S ribosomal protein L13 — translation MRTYSPKPGDVTRQWHIIDAQDIVLGRLATTAANLLRGKHKPTYAPHMDMGDFVIIINAEKIHLSGNKKTQKMAYRHSGFPGGLRSMRYDELMEKSPEKAVEKAIKGMIPKNTLGRQMLSKLKVYAGPEHPHAAQQPVPFEITQVAQ, via the coding sequence GTGCGTACGTACAGCCCCAAGCCCGGCGATGTCACTCGCCAGTGGCACATCATCGACGCGCAGGACATCGTCCTGGGCCGTCTGGCGACCACGGCAGCGAACCTCCTCCGGGGCAAGCACAAGCCGACCTATGCCCCGCACATGGACATGGGTGACTTCGTCATCATCATCAACGCCGAGAAGATCCACCTCTCCGGCAACAAGAAGACCCAGAAGATGGCGTACCGCCACTCGGGCTTCCCGGGCGGTCTGCGCTCGATGCGCTACGACGAGCTCATGGAGAAGAGCCCGGAGAAGGCCGTCGAGAAGGCCATCAAGGGCATGATCCCCAAGAACACCCTGGGCCGTCAGATGCTCTCGAAGCTCAAGGTCTACGCGGGCCCCGAGCACCCGCACGCTGCTCAGCAGCCGGTCCCGTTCGAGATCACCCAGGTCGCGCAGTAG
- a CDS encoding ABC-F family ATP-binding cassette domain-containing protein, whose protein sequence is MGHLEVGHVEYYLPDGRVLLGDVSFRVGEGAVVALVGPNGAGKTTLLKIIAGELQAHGGSVTVSGGLGVMGQFVGSVRDGRTVRDLLVSVAQPRIREAAAAVDKAESAILERDDEAAQMEYAQALSDWAEVQGYEAETVWDMCTMAALGVPYEKAQWREVRTLSGGEQKRLVLEALLRGPDEVLLLDEPDNYLDVPGKRWLEGKLKETRKTVLFVSHDRELLSRAAEKIASVEPGPTGSEVWIHGGGFDTYHEARKERFARFEELRRRWDEKHAQLKKLVLNLRQAASISHELASRYAAAQTRLRKFEEVGPPPEPPREQDITMRLRGGRTGVRAVTCEGLELTGLMKPFDLEVFYGERVAVLGSNGSGKSHFLRLLAGDDVKHTGMWKLGARVVAGHFAQTHAHPELMGRTLVDILWSEHSKDRGGAMSVLRRYELEGQGDQGFDRLSGGQQARFQILLLELAGTTALLLDEPTDNLDLESAEALQEGLEAYEGTVLAVTHDRWFAKSFDRYLVFGADGVVRETPEPVWDERRVERAR, encoded by the coding sequence ATGGGACATCTTGAGGTCGGACATGTCGAGTACTACTTGCCGGACGGGCGGGTGCTGCTCGGCGACGTTTCGTTCCGGGTGGGGGAAGGTGCTGTCGTCGCGCTCGTCGGACCCAACGGGGCGGGGAAGACGACGCTGCTGAAGATCATCGCCGGGGAGTTGCAGGCCCATGGGGGGTCGGTGACCGTGAGCGGTGGGCTCGGGGTGATGGGGCAGTTCGTGGGGTCCGTGCGGGACGGGCGGACCGTGCGGGATCTGTTGGTGTCGGTGGCGCAGCCGCGGATCCGGGAGGCGGCTGCCGCCGTCGACAAGGCCGAGAGCGCGATTCTGGAGCGCGACGACGAGGCCGCGCAGATGGAGTACGCGCAGGCGCTGAGCGACTGGGCGGAGGTCCAGGGGTACGAGGCCGAGACCGTCTGGGACATGTGCACCATGGCCGCGCTCGGCGTTCCGTACGAGAAGGCGCAGTGGCGCGAGGTGCGCACGCTCAGTGGGGGTGAGCAGAAGCGGCTGGTGCTGGAGGCGCTGCTGCGGGGGCCGGACGAGGTGCTGCTGCTCGATGAGCCGGACAACTATCTGGACGTGCCCGGCAAGCGGTGGCTTGAGGGGAAGCTCAAGGAGACGCGGAAGACGGTTCTCTTCGTCAGCCACGACAGGGAGCTCCTGTCGCGGGCGGCGGAGAAGATCGCGAGCGTGGAGCCGGGGCCCACGGGGTCGGAGGTCTGGATTCACGGCGGTGGATTCGACACGTACCACGAGGCGCGCAAGGAGCGGTTCGCGCGCTTCGAGGAGCTGCGGCGACGGTGGGACGAGAAGCACGCGCAGCTGAAGAAGCTCGTGCTGAACCTGCGGCAGGCCGCCTCCATCAGCCATGAGCTGGCGTCCCGGTACGCGGCCGCCCAGACGAGGCTGCGGAAGTTCGAGGAGGTCGGGCCGCCGCCGGAGCCGCCGCGTGAGCAGGACATCACGATGCGGCTGAGGGGCGGGCGCACCGGGGTGCGGGCCGTCACCTGCGAGGGGCTTGAGCTGACCGGGCTGATGAAGCCCTTCGACCTGGAGGTCTTCTACGGCGAGCGGGTCGCCGTACTCGGGTCGAACGGGTCCGGGAAGTCGCACTTCCTGCGCCTGCTGGCCGGTGACGACGTCAAGCACACCGGGATGTGGAAGCTCGGGGCGCGGGTCGTGGCCGGGCACTTCGCGCAGACGCACGCGCATCCGGAGCTGATGGGGCGCACCCTGGTCGACATTCTGTGGTCCGAGCACTCCAAGGACCGGGGCGGCGCGATGTCGGTGCTGCGGCGGTACGAGCTGGAGGGGCAGGGGGACCAGGGCTTCGACCGGCTGTCGGGCGGGCAGCAGGCCCGTTTCCAGATCCTGCTGCTGGAGCTGGCGGGGACCACGGCTCTGCTGCTCGACGAGCCGACGGACAACCTGGACCTGGAGTCGGCGGAGGCGTTGCAGGAGGGGCTGGAGGCGTACGAGGGGACGGTGCTGGCGGTCACGCACGACCGGTGGTTCGCGAAGTCCTTCGACCGGTATCTGGTGTTCGGGGCGGACGGGGTCGTACGGGAGACGCCGGAGCCGGTGTGGGACGAGCGGAGGGTGGAGCGGGCTCGCTGA
- a CDS encoding holo-ACP synthase, with product MIVGVGIDVAEIERFGAALERTPQLAERLFVESELTLPSGERRGVASLAARFAAKEALAKALGAPGGLLWTDAEVYVEESGRPRLRVKGSVAARAEVLGVRGWHVSLSHDAGVASAVVIAEG from the coding sequence GTGATTGTCGGGGTCGGGATTGACGTGGCCGAGATCGAGCGGTTCGGGGCGGCGTTGGAGCGGACGCCGCAGCTGGCGGAACGGCTGTTCGTGGAGAGTGAGCTGACGCTGCCGAGCGGGGAGCGGCGGGGGGTGGCTTCGCTGGCGGCGAGGTTCGCGGCGAAGGAGGCGCTGGCGAAGGCGCTGGGGGCGCCGGGGGGGTTGTTGTGGACGGATGCGGAGGTGTACGTGGAGGAGAGCGGGCGGCCGAGGCTGCGGGTGAAGGGGTCGGTGGCGGCGCGGGCGGAGGTGTTGGGGGTGCGGGGGTGGCATGTGTCGCTCAGCCATGATGCGGGGGTGGCTTCGGCGGTGGTGATCGCGGAGGGGTAG
- the coaA gene encoding type I pantothenate kinase encodes MEGVITSPPRSSHRRAESSPYLDLTRAEWSALREKTPLPLTAEEVERLRGLGDVIDLDEVRDIYLPLSRLLNLYVGATGNLRGALNTFLGENGTQRGTPFVIGVAGSVAVGKSTVARLLAALLARWPEHPRVELVTTDGFLYPMRELEKRGLTARKGFPESYDRRALTRFVADVKAGKDEVTAPVYSHLIYDIVPGERLTVHRPDILIVEGLNVLQPALPGSDGKTRVALADYFDFSVYVDAREEDIEGWYLNRFRKLRATAFQNPFSYFRKYTQVSEEEALDYARNTWRTINRPNLLENVAPTRGRATLVVRKGPDHKVQRLSLRKL; translated from the coding sequence ATGGAGGGTGTGATCACTTCGCCGCCACGAAGCTCCCACCGCCGGGCCGAGTCCTCCCCGTACCTGGACCTCACCCGCGCCGAGTGGAGCGCCCTGCGCGAGAAGACGCCGCTGCCCCTCACCGCAGAGGAGGTCGAGCGGCTGCGCGGTCTGGGCGACGTCATCGACCTCGACGAGGTCCGCGACATCTACCTCCCGCTCTCCCGCCTGCTGAACCTGTACGTCGGAGCCACCGGCAACCTGCGCGGCGCCCTCAACACCTTCCTCGGGGAGAACGGCACCCAGCGCGGCACCCCGTTCGTCATAGGGGTCGCGGGCAGCGTCGCCGTCGGCAAGTCGACGGTCGCCCGGCTCCTGGCGGCCCTCCTGGCCCGCTGGCCGGAGCACCCCCGCGTCGAGCTGGTCACCACGGACGGCTTCCTGTACCCCATGCGGGAGCTGGAGAAGCGCGGCCTGACCGCCAGGAAGGGCTTCCCCGAGTCGTACGACCGCCGGGCCCTGACCCGCTTCGTGGCCGACGTGAAAGCAGGGAAGGACGAGGTCACCGCCCCCGTCTACTCCCACCTGATCTACGACATCGTCCCCGGCGAGCGCCTCACCGTGCACCGCCCGGACATCCTCATCGTCGAGGGCCTGAACGTCCTGCAGCCCGCCCTCCCGGGCAGCGACGGCAAGACCCGTGTGGCCCTCGCCGACTACTTCGACTTCTCGGTGTACGTCGACGCGCGCGAGGAGGACATCGAGGGCTGGTACCTCAACCGGTTCCGCAAGCTCCGCGCCACCGCCTTCCAGAACCCCTTCTCGTACTTCCGCAAGTACACCCAGGTCTCCGAGGAAGAAGCCCTCGACTACGCCCGCAACACCTGGCGCACCATCAACCGCCCCAACCTCCTGGAGAACGTCGCCCCCACTCGCGGCCGCGCCACCCTGGTCGTCCGCAAGGGCCCCGACCACAAGGTCCAGCGCCTCTCCCTGCGCAAGCTCTAG
- the rpsI gene encoding 30S ribosomal protein S9, producing MAETTVENPVEGTEEETFAEVTTFESEVPVEGEYTSESLASRFGDPQPAAGLGRRKNAIARVRIVPGTGKWKINGRTLEDYFPNKVHQQEVNEPFKVLELDDRYDVIARISGGGVSGQAGALRLGVARALNEADVDNNRATLKKAGFLSRDDRAVERKKAGLKKARKAPQYSKR from the coding sequence GTGGCCGAGACCACTGTTGAGAACCCCGTCGAGGGCACCGAGGAGGAGACCTTCGCGGAGGTCACCACCTTCGAGTCGGAGGTTCCCGTCGAGGGCGAGTACACCAGCGAGTCGCTGGCGTCCCGCTTCGGCGACCCCCAGCCGGCGGCCGGCCTTGGCCGTCGCAAGAACGCCATCGCCCGCGTCCGGATCGTTCCGGGCACCGGCAAGTGGAAGATCAACGGGCGTACGCTCGAGGACTACTTCCCGAACAAGGTCCACCAGCAGGAAGTCAACGAGCCCTTCAAGGTGCTTGAGCTTGACGACCGCTACGACGTCATCGCCCGCATCTCGGGTGGCGGCGTGTCCGGCCAGGCCGGTGCGCTCCGTCTGGGTGTCGCCCGTGCGCTGAACGAGGCCGACGTCGACAACAACCGCGCCACGCTGAAGAAGGCCGGCTTCCTCTCCCGCGACGACCGTGCGGTCGAGCGCAAGAAGGCCGGTCTCAAGAAGGCCCGCAAGGCGCCGCAGTACAGCAAGCGCTAA